One Sediminibacillus dalangtanensis genomic region harbors:
- a CDS encoding OsmC family protein: MATHSFHLKADWPGGRNTVGRIEAGNLKTKISIPPEMDGPGVGTNPDEMLLGAAATCYIITLGAMIERAGLPLESMDLNSEGIVDVTNGVFTYQKIVHRPSVVLKQGSSETELAKVRQLVEKAEQSCMISRAVMGNVELQLEPDVSIAS; this comes from the coding sequence ATGGCAACGCACTCTTTTCATTTGAAGGCAGATTGGCCTGGAGGAAGGAACACGGTTGGTCGCATCGAAGCAGGTAACCTGAAAACAAAGATATCCATTCCCCCTGAAATGGATGGACCGGGGGTGGGCACCAATCCAGATGAAATGTTGTTGGGAGCTGCAGCGACTTGTTATATCATTACACTCGGTGCGATGATTGAGCGTGCTGGTCTTCCGCTTGAGAGTATGGATCTAAATTCAGAGGGAATCGTGGATGTCACGAACGGGGTCTTTACTTATCAGAAAATCGTCCATCGTCCGTCCGTCGTCCTTAAACAAGGAAGCTCTGAAACGGAATTGGCCAAAGTCAGACAACTTGTCGAAAAGGCAGAGCAGTCTTGTATGATTTCCCGGGCGGTAATGGGAAACGTCGAATTACAGTTGGAACCGGATGTGTCTATTGCTTCCTGA
- a CDS encoding TerC family protein has translation MGQKSKTGGVVLALDLQLLIEYGWVLIVLVGLEGILAADNALVLAIMVKHLPEDKRKKALFYGLAGAFVLRFGSLFIISFLVDVWQVQAIGAAYLLFIAIKHLYDKFSKRGNEEEEVEADAKGSGFWTTVLKVEIADLAFAVDSILAAVALAVALPPTDLPDIGSLDGAQFGVVFAGGMIGLIIMRFAANLFVKLLHDRPGLEIAAFIIVGWVGVKLLITVLAHDAIHILPHDFAHSTVWKLIFYGVLVAIAVAGWFLSSNKETEKQA, from the coding sequence TTGGGCCAAAAAAGCAAAACAGGAGGAGTTGTTTTAGCATTGGATCTTCAATTATTGATCGAATATGGTTGGGTACTTATCGTCTTGGTAGGATTGGAAGGTATTTTGGCTGCAGATAACGCATTAGTGTTGGCAATCATGGTCAAGCATCTACCGGAAGATAAACGAAAAAAAGCATTGTTCTACGGTTTGGCTGGTGCATTCGTCCTTCGTTTTGGTTCCTTATTCATCATTTCGTTTCTGGTCGATGTATGGCAAGTACAAGCAATTGGTGCCGCCTACTTATTATTCATAGCTATCAAGCATTTATATGATAAGTTTTCCAAGCGTGGAAACGAAGAAGAGGAAGTCGAAGCAGATGCAAAAGGAAGTGGGTTTTGGACGACGGTCCTTAAAGTGGAAATTGCCGACTTGGCTTTTGCTGTCGATTCGATTCTTGCTGCAGTAGCATTGGCGGTGGCGCTTCCTCCCACGGATCTGCCGGATATAGGGAGCTTGGACGGGGCTCAGTTCGGTGTCGTATTCGCTGGCGGGATGATAGGATTGATTATCATGCGGTTTGCCGCAAATTTGTTTGTCAAACTGCTGCATGATCGTCCTGGTTTGGAAATCGCCGCTTTTATCATTGTCGGCTGGGTAGGTGTCAAGCTTTTAATCACCGTGCTTGCGCATGATGCCATCCATATTCTGCCGCATGACTTTGCGCACTCTACTGTTTGGAAATTGATTTTCTACGGTGTGCTTGTTGCCATTGCTGTAGCCGGCTGGTTCTTATCCAGCAACAAGGAAACCGAAAAACAAGCATAA
- a CDS encoding phospho-sugar mutase translates to MSWKTTYNKWSAFPELDPALKKQLEEMQGSEKELEDAFYKELTFGTGGMRGMLGPGTNRMNIYTIRKAVEGLANYVKENVKDYADRGVAIAYDSRYKSQEFAVESARVLGAHGIKAHVYESLRPTPVLSFAVRHLQAAAGIMITASHNPPEYNGFKVYNEDGGQMPPAEAAEVITNVQKVDNELEIPVASQQEIEQQGLLNWIGKEVDAAYLEQLKTISHMSPEKHANDNSLQIVFTPLHGTAHDMVLNGLQQLGFKHVHVVEEQAKPDPEFSTVDSPNPEEHQAFTLAIQQGKQRDADILVGTDPDADRLGVAVKDGNGSYQVLTGNQLGTLMLDYLLSHTSESDRQNGKLIKTIVTTELGRTVARHYGVETIDTLTGFKYIGEKIKEFESTGESFLFGYEESYGYLIGDFVRDKDAVQSTMIACEMASYWKQKGKTLLEALEGLYEQHGFYFEDMSSLTLKGKDGAEQIAAIMEDIRENPLTEIGGLEVIATEDYQTSERRYVQTEKTERIDLPAENVVKYLLAKDGWVCLRPSGTEPKIKCYFGVSSPSRQESERLLEQLKQQMNERINSVIHE, encoded by the coding sequence ATGTCTTGGAAAACTACATACAACAAATGGTCAGCCTTTCCGGAGCTTGATCCAGCTTTAAAAAAACAACTCGAAGAAATGCAGGGATCAGAGAAAGAGCTAGAGGATGCTTTTTATAAAGAATTGACATTTGGTACCGGAGGCATGCGCGGAATGCTGGGCCCAGGTACGAATCGGATGAATATTTATACGATTCGCAAGGCGGTGGAAGGTCTCGCCAACTATGTGAAAGAAAATGTTAAGGACTATGCTGATCGAGGAGTGGCTATTGCCTATGATTCACGGTATAAATCACAGGAATTTGCTGTCGAGTCTGCCAGAGTTCTAGGAGCTCACGGCATTAAAGCACATGTGTACGAATCACTTCGTCCGACGCCGGTGTTATCTTTTGCCGTACGGCATTTACAAGCTGCAGCTGGTATCATGATAACGGCCAGCCACAATCCACCGGAATATAATGGCTTTAAGGTATACAATGAAGATGGCGGTCAGATGCCTCCTGCAGAAGCGGCAGAAGTGATCACCAATGTGCAGAAAGTCGACAATGAACTAGAAATCCCGGTCGCAAGCCAGCAGGAAATAGAGCAGCAAGGCCTGCTTAATTGGATCGGCAAGGAAGTGGATGCTGCCTACTTAGAGCAACTGAAAACCATCTCCCATATGAGTCCGGAGAAACACGCTAACGATAATTCGCTGCAAATTGTGTTCACACCCCTGCATGGCACCGCCCATGACATGGTGCTGAATGGATTACAGCAACTGGGCTTTAAACACGTCCACGTTGTTGAAGAGCAAGCGAAGCCAGATCCGGAATTTTCAACCGTCGATTCACCAAATCCGGAAGAACATCAAGCGTTCACATTAGCCATTCAGCAAGGAAAGCAACGGGATGCCGATATTCTTGTCGGAACCGACCCTGATGCAGACAGACTAGGTGTTGCCGTCAAAGATGGCAACGGTTCTTACCAAGTGTTGACTGGTAACCAGCTTGGCACATTGATGCTCGATTATTTGCTATCTCATACCAGTGAGTCCGACAGACAGAATGGCAAACTGATCAAAACGATTGTCACCACGGAGCTCGGCAGGACAGTAGCCAGACACTACGGTGTAGAAACAATCGATACATTGACAGGCTTCAAATACATTGGGGAAAAAATCAAAGAATTCGAGTCGACAGGGGAGTCGTTTTTGTTTGGTTATGAAGAAAGTTATGGTTACTTGATCGGCGATTTTGTCCGTGATAAAGATGCGGTTCAATCCACGATGATTGCTTGTGAAATGGCCAGCTACTGGAAGCAGAAAGGCAAGACATTGCTGGAAGCGTTGGAAGGCCTGTATGAGCAGCACGGTTTCTACTTCGAGGATATGTCATCCCTGACATTGAAAGGGAAGGATGGTGCCGAGCAAATCGCCGCGATTATGGAGGATATCAGGGAAAATCCTCTTACAGAAATCGGAGGTCTGGAAGTCATTGCGACGGAAGACTATCAAACATCGGAACGCCGCTATGTACAAACGGAAAAAACAGAGCGGATCGACCTCCCGGCGGAAAACGTCGTGAAGTACCTGCTGGCTAAAGACGGCTGGGTATGCCTTCGTCCTTCTGGTACAGAGCCGAAAATCAAGTGCTATTTCGGTGTTTCCAGTCCAAGCAGGCAAGAAAGTGAGCGGCTTCTGGAGCAATTGAAACAGCAAATGAACGAACGAATCAACTCGGTTATACATGAATAA
- the ehuA gene encoding ectoine/hydroxyectoine ABC transporter ATP-binding protein EhuA: MAKPIAVYNDVHKSFGDVEVLKGIDLEIAPAEKVALIGPSGSGKTTIIRMLMTLEQPTSGTIVVDGQYLWHMEKNGELVPANEKHLRQVRGDIGMVFQHFNLFPHMSILENCMVAPINVKGVPKKEARERSAEMLEKVGLGDKLDDYPSQLSGGQKQRVAMARALVMRPKIMLFDEVTSALDPELVGEVLEVIRDIAKEGEMAMVLVTHEMDFARDIADRVVFLDEGRIAEQGTPEQVLENSKSERLNSFLSRFRS; the protein is encoded by the coding sequence ATGGCAAAACCAATTGCAGTATATAATGATGTCCACAAATCATTTGGAGATGTGGAAGTTTTAAAAGGAATTGATCTGGAAATCGCTCCGGCAGAAAAAGTAGCGCTAATTGGGCCGAGTGGATCCGGGAAGACCACCATCATCCGTATGCTGATGACTTTGGAACAGCCGACTTCCGGCACCATCGTCGTCGATGGCCAATACTTATGGCATATGGAAAAGAACGGGGAGCTTGTCCCGGCCAATGAGAAGCATCTGCGGCAGGTTCGCGGGGATATCGGCATGGTATTTCAGCATTTTAATCTGTTTCCGCACATGAGCATCCTGGAAAACTGCATGGTTGCTCCGATAAATGTAAAAGGGGTGCCTAAAAAGGAAGCCAGGGAGCGATCCGCGGAAATGTTGGAAAAGGTAGGACTGGGAGACAAGCTCGACGATTATCCGAGCCAGCTTTCAGGTGGTCAGAAACAGCGGGTCGCAATGGCAAGAGCATTGGTAATGCGCCCGAAAATCATGTTGTTTGACGAGGTGACCTCTGCTCTCGATCCGGAGCTGGTCGGTGAAGTATTGGAAGTCATTCGTGATATCGCCAAAGAAGGCGAAATGGCAATGGTGCTTGTTACGCATGAGATGGATTTTGCACGTGATATTGCCGACCGGGTCGTATTCCTGGACGAAGGCAGGATTGCTGAGCAGGGGACGCCTGAGCAAGTATTGGAAAACTCGAAGAGCGAACGATTGAATTCGTTTCTCAGTCGTTTTCGTTCCTGA
- the ehuC gene encoding ectoine/hydroxyectoine ABC transporter permease subunit EhuC, whose amino-acid sequence MSDLTEIFSVLMKGINITITVLIASAILSYLVAFIAGFGRLSNNIFIRKFTGFYVEVFRGTSLIVQLFWFYYALPGLFDIQLSSDFWAAVIAIAMNYGAYMSEIVRGSILSVAKGQREAATALNMSRFQRMRLVILPQAVRMMLPEFGNYLIQMLKATSLVSLVGLTDILYHGDIFRSTHLSLAPTVYILILIFYFILALPLIWLTRWAEKQSSKGVASE is encoded by the coding sequence ATTAGTGATCTTACTGAAATCTTCTCCGTATTAATGAAGGGGATCAACATAACGATAACTGTACTGATCGCTTCGGCGATATTATCATACTTAGTCGCCTTTATCGCTGGGTTCGGCAGGTTGTCGAATAATATTTTTATAAGGAAATTCACCGGTTTCTATGTAGAGGTCTTCCGGGGAACATCCTTGATTGTCCAGTTATTCTGGTTTTACTATGCACTTCCAGGACTTTTTGATATTCAATTGTCCAGTGATTTTTGGGCAGCGGTGATCGCTATCGCAATGAATTATGGTGCCTATATGTCTGAGATTGTCCGCGGCTCGATTCTTTCCGTTGCCAAAGGACAGAGAGAAGCTGCTACAGCTTTGAATATGTCCAGATTTCAACGTATGCGGCTTGTTATCTTACCACAAGCAGTACGGATGATGCTTCCTGAATTTGGTAACTATCTGATTCAGATGCTAAAGGCTACGTCTCTGGTTTCCCTGGTAGGATTGACAGATATCCTTTATCATGGCGACATATTCAGAAGTACGCACCTGTCACTGGCGCCGACTGTGTATATTCTGATTCTGATCTTTTACTTCATTTTAGCGCTTCCGTTGATTTGGCTGACTCGTTGGGCAGAAAAACAATCATCGAAGGGAGTGGCTAGTGAATGA
- the ehuD gene encoding ectoine/hydroxyectoine ABC transporter permease subunit EhuD → MTWNWNYVVESLPAIFQGMWITLGLTIACYLFAMLFGFVWTFVRRIPWRPLQMAVAFIMEFIRSTPPLVQLFFLYYAWPMVPYVGLTLDPITVAIIGLGVHFSTYIAEIYRSGIESIDKGQWEAATALNLSLKDKWTKIILPQAIPPTIPMLGNYLIIMFKEVPLTSTIGVAGMLHAANNFGSKNFAYLEPLTLVALFFLVMSYPTAVLFRKLEQRMNRRFDKNNPTGKIDKGVVT, encoded by the coding sequence ATGACTTGGAATTGGAACTATGTAGTTGAATCGTTACCCGCTATCTTCCAGGGTATGTGGATTACACTGGGACTTACAATAGCCTGTTATCTGTTTGCCATGTTGTTTGGTTTTGTCTGGACTTTTGTACGCCGGATTCCTTGGAGGCCATTGCAAATGGCCGTTGCGTTCATCATGGAATTCATCCGTTCGACACCGCCGTTGGTCCAATTATTTTTTCTGTATTATGCATGGCCGATGGTTCCGTATGTCGGTTTGACATTGGACCCGATCACGGTGGCTATCATTGGTCTTGGTGTTCATTTTAGTACCTATATAGCTGAAATATATCGCTCAGGTATTGAGTCGATCGATAAAGGGCAATGGGAAGCGGCCACTGCATTGAACTTGTCATTAAAGGATAAATGGACGAAAATCATTTTGCCTCAGGCAATACCGCCGACAATCCCGATGCTCGGGAACTATTTGATTATCATGTTCAAGGAAGTACCGTTGACTTCCACGATTGGTGTTGCCGGAATGCTTCATGCGGCAAACAATTTTGGCTCGAAGAACTTTGCTTATTTAGAGCCGTTGACCTTAGTGGCGTTGTTCTTCCTGGTGATGAGTTATCCGACAGCCGTACTTTTCCGCAAGCTTGAACAGAGAATGAATCGCCGGTTCGACAAAAATAATCCGACAGGCAAAATAGATAAAGGAGTTGTCACGTGA
- a CDS encoding aminopeptidase yields the protein MGNHAEALKKYARLAVQTGVNLQKGQGLIINAPVEAAEFTRMVVKEAYQAGAKNVHLEWNDETLTYLKMKNAPMEVLENYPKWKAQGLEEMVKDGYALLTIYGENPDLLKDIDGKRIAAANKAGGEALSEYRDYIMNDKVCWSIVGYPTAAWSKKVFPDLSSEEAQEKLWEKIFSITRVDQEDPVKAWADHNETLRKARAYLNDKQYKQLIYRADGTDLTIDLPENHIWHGGSAVSAGGVEFNPNMPTEEVFTMPHKYGVNGTVKSTKPLSYGGNLIENFSLTFEKGKVVSFSAEKGEETLQHLLDTDEGSRRLGEVALVPHESPISQSKIIFFNTLFDENASCHLALGKAYPTNIEHGPEMDKQQLDEHGVNDSLNHEDFMMGSAQLDIDGVTQDGSKEPVFRNGSWAISFS from the coding sequence ATGGGTAATCATGCTGAGGCATTGAAAAAGTATGCCAGATTGGCGGTTCAAACAGGTGTCAACCTGCAAAAAGGACAGGGTCTGATTATCAATGCTCCTGTGGAAGCTGCCGAATTCACACGAATGGTAGTGAAAGAAGCTTATCAGGCAGGCGCTAAAAATGTCCATTTGGAATGGAACGATGAAACACTTACTTACTTGAAAATGAAAAATGCTCCGATGGAAGTCCTGGAAAATTATCCGAAATGGAAAGCGCAGGGACTGGAAGAAATGGTCAAGGATGGCTACGCATTACTTACGATTTATGGAGAAAATCCCGACTTACTGAAGGATATCGATGGCAAGCGAATCGCAGCAGCCAACAAGGCAGGCGGTGAAGCACTCAGTGAGTACCGGGACTATATCATGAATGATAAGGTATGCTGGTCGATTGTCGGATATCCGACAGCTGCCTGGTCGAAAAAAGTTTTTCCAGATCTCTCTTCTGAAGAAGCGCAGGAAAAGTTATGGGAAAAAATCTTCAGCATCACCCGTGTCGATCAGGAAGACCCGGTCAAAGCCTGGGCAGACCACAATGAAACGCTGCGCAAAGCACGTGCGTACTTGAATGATAAACAATACAAGCAGCTTATCTATCGAGCGGATGGAACCGATTTGACCATCGATCTGCCAGAAAATCATATTTGGCACGGCGGCTCGGCTGTTTCTGCTGGAGGAGTCGAGTTCAACCCGAACATGCCTACGGAGGAAGTTTTCACCATGCCGCACAAGTATGGGGTGAATGGGACGGTGAAAAGCACCAAGCCTTTGAGCTATGGCGGCAATTTAATTGAGAACTTTTCGTTGACCTTTGAAAAAGGGAAGGTTGTCTCGTTTTCTGCAGAAAAAGGAGAAGAAACCCTGCAACACTTGCTTGATACGGATGAAGGCTCACGCCGACTGGGGGAAGTCGCGCTAGTTCCGCACGAATCCCCGATCTCCCAGTCTAAAATCATCTTTTTCAACACCTTGTTTGATGAAAATGCTTCATGTCATTTGGCGTTGGGAAAAGCATACCCGACAAATATAGAGCATGGTCCGGAAATGGACAAGCAGCAGTTAGACGAGCACGGAGTAAATGATAGTCTTAACCACGAAGACTTCATGATGGGATCTGCTCAGCTGGACATTGACGGGGTTACGCAGGATGGTAGCAAAGAGCCGGTCTTCCGTAACGGAAGCTGGGCGATATCATTTTCCTGA
- a CDS encoding AI-2E family transporter translates to MIVAILIFMLVYLISITKFIFAPVGAYLLSIAVPIIGAGLLYYITMPLVRRLEQMRINRILAIIIVFLLIIGVIYLTSNFIAPIVQEQFTRLTDNIPKMVESGEKLIDNWRDNQDMIPSQIDTTIENITNNLNDYAQNFVGFLIDFLGQLFGFLFAFVLIPFFLFFMLKDGHKFVPFVSQFLSTNRAESFRRLADSINHTLASFIQGQFIVSVCVGFMLYIGYLVIHLPYSLTLALFGLIMNFIPFVGPFLSAVPAVLVAFFQDPMMAVWAILVMVIAQQIESNLISPNVMGKVLSLHPLTIITLILAAGSIAGFIGLLFIIPAYAVVKTIISHFYHEWQKKQPEEDQKIF, encoded by the coding sequence TTGATTGTAGCTATCCTGATCTTCATGCTCGTCTACTTGATTTCGATTACCAAATTCATCTTTGCACCTGTAGGAGCCTACCTGCTTTCGATTGCTGTACCGATTATCGGAGCGGGACTGCTCTACTACATTACAATGCCGCTGGTACGCAGATTGGAGCAAATGCGGATCAATAGGATCCTGGCAATTATCATCGTATTCCTTCTCATCATCGGCGTCATTTACTTAACATCCAACTTTATTGCACCGATTGTGCAGGAGCAATTCACCAGACTTACTGATAACATACCGAAAATGGTTGAGAGCGGCGAAAAATTGATCGATAACTGGCGAGACAATCAGGATATGATTCCAAGTCAAATAGACACCACGATCGAAAATATCACCAACAATTTAAATGATTATGCCCAAAATTTTGTTGGATTCTTGATTGATTTTCTCGGACAGTTGTTCGGGTTCTTATTCGCCTTTGTACTGATCCCGTTCTTCCTGTTCTTTATGTTGAAAGATGGCCACAAGTTTGTGCCCTTCGTCTCCCAGTTCTTAAGCACAAATAGAGCAGAAAGCTTCAGGCGTTTAGCCGACAGTATCAACCATACACTGGCTTCTTTTATACAGGGACAGTTCATTGTCAGTGTTTGTGTCGGCTTCATGTTATATATCGGCTATTTAGTCATCCATCTGCCCTATTCGCTTACCTTGGCGTTGTTTGGGCTGATCATGAATTTTATTCCGTTCGTCGGTCCCTTTTTATCAGCCGTTCCCGCTGTACTGGTTGCCTTCTTCCAGGATCCGATGATGGCTGTGTGGGCGATACTGGTGATGGTGATAGCGCAGCAAATTGAAAGCAATTTGATTTCACCGAACGTGATGGGGAAAGTTTTGTCGCTTCATCCCTTGACGATTATTACATTGATTCTGGCTGCAGGCAGCATCGCAGGCTTTATTGGACTGTTGTTCATTATCCCTGCATACGCGGTAGTAAAAACGATCATCTCCCATTTCTATCATGAGTGGCAGAAAAAACAACCAGAGGAAGACCAAAAAATATTTTAA
- the ehuB gene encoding ectoine/hydroxyectoine ABC transporter substrate-binding protein EhuB — MKKYLSGLVLGLVLIFALAACGSDDSSDGDASGNEGDGGKLAELQDAGKVTIGFANEKPYAYEEDGELKGEAVAIAKEVFKNLGIDEVEGQLADFSQLIPGLQAGKFDVATAGMAITPERCENADFGEPEIKYGEGLIVEKGNPHNITSYKDIADNEDITVSVMSGATEIDFLQQEGVSEDQISEAPDIPATFSAVESGRAQATTGTEMTIKMALESADTDALEFVEGFEQPDIDGVPSYGAAVFHPDNDDLREAYNEELQKLKDNGEIAGLIEPFGFSEESNVITEDITTEELCQG; from the coding sequence ATGAAAAAATACTTATCGGGTCTAGTACTAGGTTTAGTGTTGATTTTTGCATTGGCAGCATGTGGCTCTGACGACAGCAGTGACGGAGATGCCAGTGGTAATGAAGGAGACGGCGGCAAGCTGGCCGAACTTCAGGATGCAGGTAAAGTAACCATCGGTTTTGCCAATGAAAAGCCTTACGCTTATGAGGAAGATGGAGAATTAAAAGGGGAAGCCGTAGCCATCGCTAAAGAAGTATTTAAAAATCTTGGTATAGATGAAGTAGAAGGACAGCTTGCTGATTTCAGCCAGTTGATTCCAGGCTTGCAGGCAGGTAAGTTCGATGTAGCGACTGCCGGTATGGCTATCACGCCTGAACGATGTGAAAATGCCGACTTTGGAGAACCGGAAATTAAATATGGGGAAGGCCTCATCGTCGAAAAAGGCAACCCTCACAATATTACCAGTTATAAGGACATAGCGGACAATGAGGACATTACCGTCTCTGTTATGTCAGGTGCTACGGAAATCGACTTTCTGCAGCAGGAAGGTGTAAGCGAAGATCAGATTTCGGAAGCCCCGGATATTCCGGCAACGTTCTCTGCTGTTGAATCTGGACGTGCCCAGGCAACCACTGGTACGGAAATGACGATTAAAATGGCGCTGGAATCTGCCGACACAGATGCACTGGAATTCGTGGAAGGCTTTGAACAGCCGGATATCGATGGCGTGCCAAGCTATGGTGCAGCAGTTTTCCATCCTGATAATGATGACTTGAGAGAAGCTTACAACGAAGAATTACAAAAATTAAAAGACAACGGCGAAATTGCCGGTTTGATTGAACCATTCGGTTTTTCTGAAGAAAGTAATGTCATTACCGAAGACATTACGACCGAAGAGCTTTGTCAAGGATAA
- a CDS encoding metal ABC transporter solute-binding protein, Zn/Mn family, with protein MNKKVLFGMLFFILLLAGCGASSVQQEEEGKDKLTVYTTLYPLQDFAEKIGGDYVEVESILPAGADAHTFEPTSNTLVDIAESDAFIYIGAGMESYAETISEAVESEDVSMVEATDGVSLLASTHNHDHEGEAGHDHDGEEAHDHEHEGEDVEEDEEESADAGVTEAEHDHGDYDPHVWIDPIRSIDLAENIKDSLVDLMPEHQQAFEDNFADLEEKLRELDQSFHQTVENGEKREILVSHAAFGYWEDAYGLEQIAVSGLSTAQEPSQKQLETIIEESEEHDLQYILFEQNVTPRVAEVVQKEIGAETLRVHNLAVLTEEDIENQEDYFSLMEKNLETIKTAIQ; from the coding sequence ATGAATAAAAAAGTATTATTCGGTATGCTGTTTTTCATCCTGCTGCTGGCCGGATGCGGAGCTTCTTCGGTCCAACAGGAAGAGGAAGGAAAGGATAAGTTGACAGTATATACGACCCTATATCCTTTACAAGACTTTGCCGAAAAAATCGGCGGAGATTATGTGGAAGTAGAATCAATTCTGCCGGCGGGGGCAGATGCGCATACATTTGAACCAACATCCAACACGTTGGTCGACATTGCTGAGTCGGATGCCTTTATTTACATAGGCGCTGGAATGGAATCCTATGCGGAAACGATTTCTGAAGCAGTAGAATCGGAGGATGTATCCATGGTTGAAGCTACTGATGGCGTTTCCCTGCTTGCTTCTACTCACAATCATGATCACGAAGGAGAAGCAGGCCATGATCATGATGGAGAAGAAGCACATGACCATGAGCACGAGGGAGAAGATGTCGAAGAAGATGAGGAAGAATCCGCAGACGCTGGGGTAACAGAAGCAGAGCATGACCATGGTGATTATGATCCGCATGTATGGATTGACCCTATCCGTTCAATCGACTTGGCTGAAAACATTAAGGACAGTCTCGTGGACTTGATGCCAGAACATCAACAAGCATTTGAAGACAACTTTGCTGATTTGGAGGAAAAACTGCGCGAATTAGATCAATCTTTCCATCAGACGGTGGAAAATGGGGAGAAACGGGAAATCCTTGTTTCACATGCCGCTTTTGGGTACTGGGAAGATGCTTATGGTCTTGAACAGATTGCTGTATCTGGTTTATCAACCGCCCAGGAGCCATCCCAAAAACAATTGGAAACCATTATCGAAGAATCTGAAGAACATGATTTGCAATACATTCTCTTTGAGCAAAATGTAACCCCGCGAGTCGCAGAGGTAGTCCAAAAAGAAATTGGCGCTGAAACACTTCGTGTCCATAACTTGGCCGTACTGACCGAAGAGGACATTGAAAACCAAGAAGACTATTTTAGTTTGATGGAAAAAAACCTGGAAACGATAAAAACAGCCATCCAATAA